A genomic window from Glycine max cultivar Williams 82 chromosome 17, Glycine_max_v4.0, whole genome shotgun sequence includes:
- the LOC100788584 gene encoding sucrose synthase isoform X1 encodes MATDRLTRVHSLRERLDETLTANRNEILALLSRIEAKGKGILQHHQVIAEFEEIPEENRQKLTDGAFGEVLRSTQEAIVLPPWVALAVRPRPGVWEYLKVNVHALVVEELQPAEYLHFKEELVDGSSNGNFVLELDFEPFNAAFPRPTLNKSIGNGVQFLNRHLSAKLFHDKESLHPLLEFLRLHSVKGKTLMLNDRIQNPDALQHVLRKAEEYLGTVPPETPYSEFEHKFQEIGLERGWGDNAERVLESIQLLLDLLEAPDPCTLETFLGRIPMVFNVVILSPHGYFAQDNVLGYPDTGGQVVYILDQVRALENEMLHRIKQQGLDIVPRILIITRLLPDAIGTTCGQRLEKVFGTEHSHILRVPFRTEKGIVRQWISRFEVWPYLETYTEDVAHELAKELQGKPDLIVGNYSDGNIVASLLAHKLGVTQCTIAHALEKTKYPESDIYWKKLEERYHFSCQFTADLFAMNHTDFIITSTFQEIAGSKDTVGQYESHTAFTLPGLYRVVHGIDVFDPKFNIVSPGADQTIYFPPTETSRRLTSFHPEIEELLYSSVENEEHICVLKDRSKPIIFTMARLDRVKNITGLVEWYGKNAKLRELVNLVVVAGDRRKESKDLEEKAEMKKMYGLIETYKLNGQFRWISSQMNRVRNGELYRVICDTKGAFVQPAIYEAFGLTVVEAMTCGLPTFATCNGGPAEIIVHGKSGFHIDPYHGDRAADLLVDFFEKCKLDPTHWETISKAGLQRIEEKYTWQIYSQRLLTLTGVYGFWKHVSNLDRRESRRYLEMFYALKYRKLAESVPLAVE; translated from the exons ATGGCCACTGATCGTTTGACCCGGGTTCACAGTCTCCGTGAGAGGCTTGATGAAACCCTCACTGCCAACAGGAACGAAATTTTGGCCCTTCTGTCAAG GATCGAAGCTAAGGGCAAGGGGATCCTGCAACACCACCAGGTCATTGCTGAGTTTGAGGAAATCCCTGAGGAGAACAGGCAGAAGCTTACTGATGGTGCCTTTGGAGAAGTCTTGAGATCTACACAG GAAGCCATAGTTTTGCCACCATGGGTTGCTCTGGCTGTTCGTCCAAGGCCTGGTGTGTGGGAGTACCTGAAAGTGAATGTGCACGCTCTTGTTGTTGAGGAGTTGCAACCTGCTGAGTACCTTCACTTCAAGGAAGAACTTGTTGATGGAAG TTCTAATGGCAACTTTGTGCTTGAGTTGGACTTTGAACCATTCAATGCAGCCTTCCCTCGCCCAACTCTTAACAAGTCAATTGGAAATGGTGTGCAGTTCCTCAACCGCCACCTTTCTGCCAAACTCTTCCACGACAAGGAGAGCTTGCACCCACTTTTGGAATTCCTCAGGCTTCACAGCGTCAAGGGAAAG ACTTTGATGTTGAATGACAGAATTCAAAACCCAGATGCACTCCAACATGTTCTGAGGAAAGCTGAGGAGTATCTGGGCACAGTGCCTCCTGAAACTCCCTACTCAGAATTTGAGCACAAGTTCCAGGAGATTGGTTTGGAGAGAGGGTGGGGTGACAACGCAGAGCGTGTTCTTGAGTCAATTCAACTTCTCTTGGATCTTCTTGAGGCCCCTGACCCTTGCACCCTTGAGACTTTCCTTGGAAGAATTCCTATGGTCTTCAATGTTGTCATTCTTTCTCCCCATGGTTACTTTGCCCAAGATAATGTCTTGGGATACCCTGACACTGGTGGCCAGGTTGTTTACATCTTGGATCAAGTTCGTGCTTTGGAGAACGAGATGCTCCATCGCATTAAGCAACAAGGATTGGACATTGTACCTCGTATTCTCATT ATCACCCGTCTTCTCCCCGATGCAATCGGAACTACTTGTGGCCAACGTCTTGAGAAGGTGTTCGGAACCGAGCACTCCCACATTCTTCGAGTTCCCTTTAGAACTGAGAAGGGAATTGTTCGTCAGTGGATCTCAAGATTCGAAGTCTGGCCATACTTGGAAACTTACACTGAG GATGTTGCTCATGAGCTTGCCAAAGAGTTGCAAGGCAAGCCAGATCTGATTGTCGGAAACTACAGTGATGGAAACATTGTTGCCTCTTTGTTGGCACATAAATTAGGAGTCACTCAG TGTACCATTGCTCATGCACTTGAGAAGACCAAATACCCCGAATCCGACATTTACTGGAAAAAATTGGAAGAGAGATACCACTTCTCTTGCCAATTCACAGCTGATCTATTTGCCATGAACCACACAGATTTCATTATCACCAGTACCTTCCAGGAGATTGCTGGAAG CAAGGACACTGTTGGACAGTATGAGTCTCACACAGCCTTTACCCTTCCTGGACTCTACCGTGTTGTGCACGGCATTGATGTCTTTGATCCAAAATTCAACATTGTCTCCCCTGGAGCTGATCAAACCATTTACTTCCCCCCCACCGAAACTAGCCGTAGGTTGACCTCCTTCCACCCCGAAATCGAAGAACTTCTTTACAGCTCTGTGGAGAATGAAGAACACAT ATGCGTGCTGAAGGACCGCAGCAAGCCGATTATCTTCACCATGGCAAGGTTGGACCGTGTGAAGAACATCACAGGACTCGTGGAGTGGTACGGTAAGAACGCGAAGCTGAGGGAGTTGGTGAACCTTGTGGTTGTTGCCGGAGACAGGAGGAAGGAGTCGAAGGACTTGGAAGAGAAGGCCGAGATGAAGAAGATGTACGGCCTGATCGAGACCTACAAGTTGAACGGGCAATTCAGATGGATTTCATCTCAGATGAACCGTGTGAGGAACGGAGAGCTGTACCGTGTGATCTGCGACACCAAGGGAGCTTTCGTGCAGCCGGCTATATACGAGGCTTTTGGTTTGACAGTGGTTGAGGCCATGACTTGTGGGTTGCCAACATTCGCCACATGCAATGGTGGTCCTGCTGAGATCATTGTGCATGGCAAGTCTGGCTTCCACATTGACCCTTACCATGGTGACCGTGCTGCTGATCTCCTTGTTGACTTCTTTGAGAAGTGCAAGCTTGACCCAACCCACTGGGAAAcaatctcaaaggctggtctcCAGCGTATTGAAGAGAA GTACACATGGCAAATTTACTCACAGAGGCTTCTCACTCTCACTGGTGTCTATGGCTTCTGGAAGCATGTGTCTAACCTTGACCGCCGTGAGAGCCGCCGCTATCTCGAGATGTTCTATGCTCTCAAGTACCGCAAATTG GCCGAGTCTGTGCCCCTTGCTGTTGAGTAA